One genomic segment of Streptomyces niveus includes these proteins:
- a CDS encoding SGM_5486 family transporter-associated protein: MPVLDPNPQNGQKKLLLMFGTIIGIMVVIAVIASIASP, from the coding sequence ATGCCAGTCCTTGATCCGAATCCCCAGAACGGCCAGAAGAAACTGCTGCTGATGTTCGGCACGATCATCGGCATCATGGTCGTGATCGCCGTCATCGCCTCGATCGCCTCGCCCTGA
- a CDS encoding SixA phosphatase family protein translates to MSVETPRRIVLLRHAKADWPDVADHERPLAERGRADAPVAGRRLAETGIAFDLALCSTAARTRETWKLAVHELPQRPRTGYEDRLYDATLGDLLALLTETSDEVNDLLLIGHNPGMHALADALSARAEGDALGRMTASAFPTSAFAVIGFTGSWKTVEPDVGTLLEYWTPHD, encoded by the coding sequence ATGAGCGTCGAAACACCCCGCAGGATTGTCCTACTCCGGCACGCGAAGGCCGACTGGCCCGACGTGGCCGACCACGAGAGGCCGCTCGCCGAGCGAGGCCGCGCGGACGCCCCGGTGGCCGGGCGCCGGCTCGCGGAGACCGGTATCGCGTTCGACCTGGCTCTCTGTTCGACGGCGGCCCGCACGCGCGAGACCTGGAAGCTCGCGGTGCACGAACTGCCGCAGCGCCCCAGGACCGGTTACGAGGACCGGCTGTACGACGCGACGCTCGGCGACCTCCTCGCGCTGCTCACCGAGACGTCGGACGAGGTGAACGACCTCCTTCTGATCGGCCACAACCCCGGTATGCACGCCCTCGCCGACGCCCTCTCGGCCCGTGCCGAGGGTGACGCGCTGGGCCGCATGACCGCGAGCGCGTTCCCGACCTCGGCGTTCGCCGTCATCGGTTTCACCGGCTCGTGGAAGACCGTGGAGCCCGACGTGGGGACGCTGCTCGAATACTGGACCCCGCACGACTGA
- the serB gene encoding phosphoserine phosphatase SerB: MSASQPRQTTDAAPTLLVKIFGKDRPGITAGLFDTLAAYSLDVIDIEQVVTRGRIVLCALVTSPGGDGAEGALRATVHSWAESLKLQAEIISGTGDNRPRGSGRSHVTVLGHPLSAESTAAIAARITSTGGNIDRIFRLAKYPVTAVEFAVSGTETEPLRTALATEAAEIGVDVAVVSAGLHHRAQRLIVMDVDSTLIQDEVIELFAAHAGCEEQVAEVTARAMAGELDFEQSLHARVALLAGLDASVVDKVRTEVRLTPGARTLIRTLKRLGYQVGVVSGGFTQVTDALKEQLGLDFASANTLEIVDGRLTGRVVGEIVDRAGKARLLRRFAAEAGVPLSQTVAIGDGANDLDMLNAAGLGVAFNAKPVVRRAADTAVNVPFLDTVLYLLGITREEVEEVEGAEGPSV, translated from the coding sequence ATGAGCGCATCGCAGCCCCGTCAGACCACTGACGCCGCCCCCACACTTCTCGTCAAGATCTTCGGGAAAGACCGCCCGGGGATCACCGCCGGCCTCTTCGACACCCTCGCCGCCTATTCGCTCGACGTCATAGACATCGAGCAGGTCGTCACCCGTGGCCGTATCGTCCTGTGCGCGCTCGTCACCTCGCCGGGCGGCGACGGCGCCGAGGGCGCGCTGCGCGCGACCGTCCACAGCTGGGCCGAGTCCCTGAAGCTCCAGGCCGAGATCATCTCCGGCACCGGCGACAACAGGCCGCGCGGCAGCGGCCGTTCCCATGTCACCGTGCTCGGGCATCCGCTGTCCGCCGAGTCGACGGCGGCCATCGCCGCCCGCATCACCTCGACCGGCGGGAACATCGACCGGATCTTCCGGCTGGCCAAGTACCCGGTCACCGCCGTGGAGTTCGCGGTGTCGGGCACGGAGACCGAACCGCTGCGTACGGCGCTGGCGACCGAGGCCGCCGAGATCGGGGTGGACGTCGCCGTCGTCTCGGCCGGGCTGCACCACCGGGCGCAGCGGCTGATCGTGATGGACGTCGACTCGACCCTCATCCAGGACGAGGTCATCGAACTGTTCGCCGCGCACGCGGGCTGCGAGGAGCAGGTCGCCGAGGTGACGGCCAGGGCCATGGCCGGCGAGCTGGACTTCGAGCAGTCGCTGCACGCGCGCGTGGCGCTGCTCGCCGGACTCGACGCCTCGGTGGTGGACAAGGTACGCACAGAGGTACGGCTCACGCCCGGCGCCCGCACCCTGATCCGTACGCTCAAGCGGCTCGGCTACCAAGTGGGCGTCGTCTCCGGCGGGTTCACCCAGGTGACCGACGCGCTGAAGGAGCAGCTCGGGCTGGACTTCGCCTCGGCGAACACGCTGGAGATAGTGGACGGCAGGCTCACCGGCCGCGTCGTGGGCGAGATCGTCGACCGGGCGGGCAAGGCCAGGCTGCTGCGCCGGTTCGCCGCCGAGGCAGGGGTGCCGCTGTCGCAGACCGTGGCGATCGGCGACGGCGCGAACGATCTCGACATGCTGAACGCGGCGGGGCTGGGCGTCGCGTTCAACGCCAAGCCGGTGGTCCGCAGGGCCGCGGACACGGCGGTGAACGTGCCGTTCCTGGACACGGTGCTCTATCTGCTGGGGATCACGCGCGAAGAGGTCGAAGAGGTGGAGGGGGCCGAGGGCCCGTCCGTCTGA
- a CDS encoding FHA domain-containing protein — protein MGHGVPELVLELNGRTWTLDQSRSYTLGRDPQGDLVIDDARVSWRHATISWGGRSWVIEDHGSTNGTYVQGQRIHQMEIGAGTAVHLGNATDGPRLSLSGAAAGAYNPQSATPQQAQTPQAQAPQVQHAQPQAQAQGGPGWAPQQQPQQQGWPQQPPQQQQQPQHGYVPPQHGGPGGPGAGGPGGPGSGGAAGAPPVYGDRSPTTFHQVALGRVMRIGRALENELVVSDLQVSRLHAEFTSTPDGRFQIRDLGSHNGTYVNGQPIPKSGTALIGPNDIVGVGHSTFRLVGDRLEEFVDTGEVSFSARHLTVTVDGGKQILKDVSFGVPEKSLIAVIGPSGSGKSTLLKALTGYRPANEGDVLYDNRNLYKQFAELRQRIGLVPQDDILHKELTVRKALKYAAKLRFPGDTAESEREARIDEVLRELKLDIHKEKRVTSLSGGQRKRVSVALELLTKPSLIFLDEPTSGLDPGMDRDVMQLLRGLADDGRTVLVVTHSVAELAICDKLLVMAPGGSVAYFGPPEEALNFFGYTTWADVFSAFENYRDYDWAGRWRGSQHYQMYAADIDAVAAQSVHMPTPQQMRPPKPQSWGSQLWTLIRRYTSVLASDRGFLALMVILPAVIGVVSVVIPAEYGLGPPEAPDRFNGKAGTILLILAVGMCFSGSANSVRELIKERVIYERERATGLSRSAYLMSKVIVLGVITAFQGVILCGIGFAPRALPDEGLIMPPAVEMCIVIIALGFTSMMFGLVISSLVKTSEKTMPLLVMFAIVQVVFTGTLFQVYGSPGLEQFAWLMPSRWAIAGTGSTLDLAHLMPPWDPKSPNDLDPLWDHSVAQWGFNVTVLLLIGVVCGVMVARLLRRHEPEVMRK, from the coding sequence GTGGGGCATGGAGTGCCGGAACTCGTACTTGAACTGAACGGAAGGACCTGGACGCTCGATCAGTCCAGGTCGTACACCCTGGGACGTGATCCGCAGGGCGACCTGGTGATCGATGACGCCCGGGTCTCGTGGCGTCACGCCACCATCAGCTGGGGGGGCCGTAGTTGGGTAATTGAAGACCACGGCAGCACCAACGGCACTTATGTGCAGGGCCAGCGGATCCACCAGATGGAAATCGGTGCCGGTACCGCTGTGCATCTCGGCAATGCGACCGACGGACCGCGGCTGAGTCTGAGCGGCGCGGCGGCCGGTGCGTACAACCCGCAGAGCGCGACGCCCCAGCAGGCACAGACACCGCAGGCCCAGGCACCGCAGGTGCAGCACGCGCAGCCGCAGGCGCAGGCGCAGGGCGGCCCGGGCTGGGCGCCCCAGCAGCAACCCCAGCAGCAGGGCTGGCCGCAGCAGCCGCCCCAGCAACAACAGCAGCCTCAGCACGGCTATGTACCGCCGCAGCACGGAGGGCCGGGGGGCCCCGGTGCCGGCGGTCCCGGTGGTCCCGGCTCGGGTGGCGCGGCGGGGGCGCCGCCGGTGTACGGGGACCGCAGTCCGACCACCTTCCACCAGGTGGCTCTCGGCCGGGTGATGCGCATCGGCCGTGCGCTGGAGAACGAACTGGTCGTCTCCGACCTCCAGGTCTCCCGTCTGCACGCCGAGTTCACCTCGACGCCCGACGGCCGTTTCCAGATCCGCGACCTCGGATCCCACAACGGCACGTACGTCAACGGTCAGCCGATCCCCAAGTCCGGTACGGCGCTGATCGGCCCGAACGACATCGTGGGCGTCGGCCACTCGACCTTCCGCCTGGTGGGCGACCGGCTCGAAGAGTTCGTCGACACCGGTGAGGTCTCCTTCTCCGCCCGCCACCTCACGGTGACGGTCGACGGCGGCAAGCAGATCCTCAAGGACGTCTCCTTCGGCGTCCCCGAGAAGTCGCTCATCGCGGTCATCGGCCCCTCGGGCTCCGGCAAGTCCACGCTCCTCAAGGCGCTCACCGGCTACCGGCCCGCCAACGAGGGCGACGTCCTGTACGACAACAGGAATCTGTACAAGCAGTTCGCCGAGCTGCGCCAGCGCATCGGTCTGGTCCCGCAGGACGACATCCTGCACAAGGAGCTGACCGTACGGAAGGCGCTCAAGTACGCCGCCAAGCTCCGCTTCCCCGGTGACACGGCCGAGTCCGAGCGCGAGGCCCGTATCGACGAGGTGCTGCGCGAGCTGAAGCTCGACATCCACAAGGAGAAGCGGGTCACCTCGCTCTCCGGAGGCCAGCGCAAGCGTGTCTCGGTCGCCCTCGAACTGCTGACCAAGCCGTCGCTGATCTTCCTGGACGAGCCCACATCGGGTCTCGACCCGGGCATGGACCGCGACGTCATGCAGCTCCTGCGCGGCCTCGCCGACGACGGCCGTACCGTCCTGGTCGTCACCCACTCCGTGGCCGAGCTGGCGATCTGCGACAAGCTGCTCGTCATGGCGCCCGGCGGCTCGGTCGCGTACTTCGGACCGCCGGAGGAAGCGCTCAACTTCTTCGGCTACACCACCTGGGCCGATGTCTTCTCGGCGTTCGAGAACTACCGCGACTACGACTGGGCGGGCCGCTGGCGCGGCTCGCAGCACTACCAGATGTACGCGGCCGACATCGACGCCGTCGCCGCGCAGTCCGTCCACATGCCGACGCCGCAGCAGATGCGCCCGCCGAAGCCGCAGAGCTGGGGCTCCCAGCTCTGGACGCTGATCCGCCGCTACACCTCGGTGCTCGCCTCCGACCGCGGTTTCCTCGCCCTGATGGTGATACTGCCCGCCGTCATCGGCGTGGTCAGCGTCGTGATCCCGGCCGAGTACGGACTGGGCCCGCCGGAGGCGCCGGACCGGTTCAACGGCAAGGCAGGCACGATCCTGCTGATCCTCGCGGTCGGCATGTGCTTCTCGGGCTCGGCGAACTCCGTGCGAGAGCTGATCAAGGAACGGGTGATCTACGAACGGGAACGGGCCACCGGCCTCTCCCGCTCCGCGTACCTGATGTCCAAGGTCATCGTGCTCGGTGTGATCACGGCCTTCCAGGGCGTGATCCTCTGCGGAATCGGCTTCGCGCCGCGCGCGCTGCCCGACGAGGGCCTGATCATGCCGCCGGCCGTCGAGATGTGCATCGTGATCATCGCGCTGGGCTTCACGTCGATGATGTTCGGTCTGGTGATCTCCTCGCTGGTGAAGACCTCCGAGAAGACCATGCCGCTGCTGGTCATGTTCGCGATCGTCCAGGTCGTCTTCACCGGCACGCTCTTCCAGGTCTACGGTTCGCCCGGCCTGGAGCAGTTCGCCTGGCTGATGCCCTCGCGCTGGGCGATCGCCGGTACCGGCTCGACCCTCGACCTGGCGCATCTGATGCCGCCGTGGGACCCCAAGAGCCCCAACGACCTGGACCCGCTCTGGGACCACTCGGTGGCGCAGTGGGGCTTCAACGTCACGGTGCTGCTGCTCATCGGCGTGGTGTGCGGGGTCATGGTGGCGCGGTTGCTGCGCCGCCACGAGCCGGAGGTCATGCGGAAGTAA
- a CDS encoding transglycosylase SLT domain-containing protein produces the protein MTASNTTGNRLKKSHKLSIAGVTTVAAAAVTFSLIPGHASAESQSKDVAASASIAPAAWNIANGSGQAAAVHQSLTSKNNIADRVAEIHAKQGPAAATVKADAKDKADIKKKAAAEAKAKKRAAEKAKANRSADRKPTYANNLNGWIKEALSIMKKEKIPGTYEGLHRNIIRESSGDPRAINNWDINAKNGVPSIGLLQVIKPTFDTYHVKGTPDSQYHPVANIVAAANYAADRYGSIDNVDSAY, from the coding sequence ATGACCGCGTCCAACACCACTGGCAACCGACTGAAGAAGAGCCACAAGCTCTCGATCGCCGGCGTGACAACCGTCGCCGCCGCGGCCGTGACCTTCTCCTTGATCCCGGGCCACGCATCCGCCGAGTCCCAGAGCAAGGACGTGGCCGCCTCGGCGTCCATCGCCCCGGCCGCCTGGAACATCGCGAACGGCAGCGGCCAGGCCGCGGCCGTCCACCAGAGCCTGACCAGTAAGAACAACATCGCCGACCGCGTCGCGGAGATTCACGCGAAGCAGGGTCCGGCGGCGGCGACGGTCAAGGCCGACGCCAAGGACAAGGCCGACATCAAGAAGAAGGCCGCCGCCGAGGCCAAGGCCAAGAAGCGCGCGGCCGAGAAGGCCAAGGCCAACCGGTCCGCCGACCGCAAGCCCACCTACGCCAACAACCTGAACGGATGGATCAAGGAAGCCCTGTCCATCATGAAGAAGGAGAAGATCCCCGGCACGTACGAGGGTCTGCACCGCAACATCATCCGTGAGTCCAGTGGCGACCCGCGTGCGATCAACAACTGGGACATCAACGCGAAGAACGGCGTCCCGTCGATCGGCCTGCTCCAGGTCATCAAGCCGACCTTCGACACGTACCACGTCAAGGGCACGCCGGACAGCCAGTACCACCCGGTCGCCAACATCGTCGCCGCGGCCAACTACGCCGCCGACCGCTACGGCTCGATCGACAACGTCGACAGCGCCTACTGA
- a CDS encoding SDR family NAD(P)-dependent oxidoreductase, giving the protein MSVAIITGASKGLGRALGGALAREGWDLVLDARTAGPLAEAVEEIRAHGTRVTAVPGDVTDPVHRAELVAAAGGLGGLDLLVSNASALGSEPLVRLDALALDGLRAALETNVVAALGLLQEALPLLRVSGAGTVIAVSSDAAAEAYETWGGYGASKAALDHLAAVLAVEEPELRVWTVDPGDMQTDLYAAAVPDDGETRPDPRSVVPGFLRLLRRRPRSGRYSATSLLGVAS; this is encoded by the coding sequence ATGTCGGTAGCGATCATCACGGGTGCTTCCAAGGGGCTGGGGCGCGCGCTCGGCGGCGCGCTCGCGCGGGAGGGCTGGGACCTGGTGCTCGACGCCAGGACGGCGGGGCCGCTGGCGGAGGCGGTGGAGGAGATCCGGGCACATGGGACACGTGTGACGGCGGTCCCGGGGGATGTGACCGATCCCGTCCACCGCGCCGAGCTGGTCGCGGCGGCGGGCGGGCTGGGCGGGCTCGATCTGCTGGTGAGCAACGCGAGCGCGCTGGGCTCCGAGCCGCTGGTACGGCTGGACGCGCTGGCGCTCGACGGGCTGCGGGCCGCGCTGGAGACGAATGTGGTGGCCGCGCTCGGGCTGCTGCAGGAGGCGCTGCCGTTACTGCGGGTGAGCGGTGCGGGCACGGTGATCGCCGTCAGTTCGGACGCGGCGGCGGAGGCGTACGAGACCTGGGGCGGGTACGGGGCGTCGAAGGCCGCGCTCGACCATCTGGCGGCCGTGCTGGCCGTGGAGGAGCCGGAGCTGCGGGTGTGGACGGTCGACCCGGGCGACATGCAGACCGATCTGTACGCGGCGGCGGTGCCGGACGACGGTGAGACGCGGCCGGACCCCCGGTCCGTGGTGCCGGGCTTCCTGCGGCTGCTGCGGCGGCGGCCGAGGAGCGGCCGTTACTCGGCCACGTCGTTGCTGGGAGTGGCGTCATGA
- a CDS encoding GAF domain-containing sensor histidine kinase, giving the protein MSHRPSSGLAAVSTALLAMSRHLEVRDVLKTIVASARELLDAEYAALGVPDDHGGFSQFVVDGVSDEQWKAIGPLPRQHGILAAMLHEARPERLADVKKDPRFGGWPGAHPDMSDFLGLPIRDGEQTIGILFLANKRCPKPVGGCGFTEEDEELLGILAQHAAIALTNARLYERSRELTIAEERSRLAHELHDAVSQKLFSLRLTAQAVSSLIDRDPARAKGELQQVADLAAEAADELRAAVVELRPAALDEDGLVHTLRTHIQVLDRAHSAQVTFDSCGVRALPAAQEEAMLRVAQEALHNALRHSGADRVDVSIAPRGPGAVLSVTDNGKGFEPRTVRRAGRHLGLVSMRDRSSGVGGRLTVQSAPGQGTTIEMEVPGG; this is encoded by the coding sequence ATGAGCCATCGACCCAGCTCCGGGCTCGCCGCGGTGAGCACCGCACTCCTGGCGATGAGCAGACATCTGGAAGTACGGGACGTCCTCAAGACGATCGTCGCCTCCGCCCGTGAACTGCTCGACGCCGAGTACGCGGCGCTCGGCGTCCCCGACGACCACGGAGGCTTCTCCCAGTTCGTCGTCGACGGCGTCAGCGACGAACAGTGGAAGGCCATCGGCCCGCTCCCGCGCCAGCACGGCATCCTCGCGGCGATGCTGCACGAGGCGCGGCCCGAGCGGCTCGCCGATGTGAAGAAGGACCCCCGCTTCGGCGGCTGGCCCGGCGCCCACCCCGACATGTCCGACTTCCTCGGCCTGCCCATCCGCGACGGCGAGCAGACGATCGGCATCCTCTTCCTCGCCAACAAACGCTGCCCCAAGCCGGTCGGCGGCTGCGGATTCACCGAGGAGGACGAGGAACTCCTCGGCATCCTCGCCCAGCACGCGGCCATCGCCCTCACCAACGCCAGGCTCTACGAGCGCAGCCGCGAGCTGACCATCGCCGAGGAACGCTCCCGGCTCGCCCACGAACTCCACGACGCGGTCAGCCAGAAACTCTTCTCGCTGCGGCTCACCGCCCAGGCCGTGTCCAGCCTCATCGACCGTGACCCGGCGCGGGCCAAGGGCGAACTGCAGCAGGTCGCCGACCTCGCCGCCGAGGCCGCCGACGAACTGCGCGCCGCCGTAGTCGAGCTGCGCCCCGCGGCCCTCGACGAGGACGGCCTCGTCCACACCCTGCGCACCCACATCCAGGTACTCGACCGCGCGCACTCCGCACAGGTCACCTTCGACAGCTGCGGGGTACGGGCCCTGCCCGCCGCCCAGGAGGAAGCGATGCTGCGGGTGGCCCAGGAAGCGCTCCACAACGCGCTGCGCCACTCCGGCGCGGACCGCGTCGACGTGTCCATCGCGCCCCGGGGTCCCGGCGCGGTCCTCAGCGTCACCGACAACGGCAAGGGCTTCGAACCGAGGACCGTCCGCAGGGCCGGCCGCCACCTCGGGCTCGTCTCGATGCGGGACAGGTCCAGCGGTGTGGGCGGCAGGCTGACCGTGCAATCGGCGCCCGGACAGGGCACCACGATCGAGATGGAAGTGCCCGGTGGCTGA
- a CDS encoding response regulator, giving the protein MADNRRIRVLLVDDHQVVRRGLRTFLEIQDDIEVVGEASDGDEGVAGAEELRPDVVLMDIKMPGTDGIEALRKLRDLANPAKVLIVTSFTEQRTVVPALRAGAAGYVYKDVDPEALAGAIRSVHAGHVLLQPEVAGALLAQDDPGTGHGRGSSLTDREREVLTLIADGRSNREIARALVLSEKTVKTHVSNILMKLDLADRTQAALWAVRHGITG; this is encoded by the coding sequence GTGGCTGACAACAGGAGAATCCGCGTGCTGCTGGTGGACGACCACCAGGTGGTACGGCGCGGACTGCGCACCTTCCTGGAGATCCAGGACGACATAGAGGTCGTCGGCGAGGCCTCCGACGGCGACGAGGGCGTGGCCGGCGCGGAGGAGCTGCGCCCGGACGTCGTCCTGATGGACATCAAGATGCCGGGCACCGACGGCATCGAGGCGCTGCGCAAGCTCCGCGATCTCGCCAACCCGGCCAAGGTGCTGATAGTCACGAGTTTCACCGAGCAGCGCACGGTGGTGCCCGCGCTGCGCGCCGGGGCCGCCGGCTATGTGTACAAGGACGTCGACCCGGAGGCGCTGGCCGGCGCCATCCGCTCCGTACACGCCGGTCATGTCCTGCTCCAGCCGGAGGTGGCGGGCGCCCTGCTGGCCCAGGACGACCCCGGTACGGGACACGGCAGGGGGTCCTCGCTCACCGACCGGGAGCGCGAGGTGCTCACCCTGATCGCGGACGGCCGCTCCAACCGGGAGATCGCCCGCGCGCTCGTCCTCTCGGAGAAGACCGTCAAGACGCATGTCTCGAACATCCTGATGAAGCTCGACCTCGCCGACCGCACGCAGGCCGCGCTGTGGGCCGTACGGCACGGGATCACGGGCTGA
- a CDS encoding chaplin, producing MNNLTKAAALTMIAGGLVAAGSGAAFATDGAHADGKAVHSPGVGSGNLVQAPIHIPVNAVGNTVNVIGVLNPAFGNGGFNG from the coding sequence ATGAACAACCTTACGAAGGCCGCAGCCCTCACCATGATCGCCGGTGGCCTCGTCGCCGCGGGCTCCGGAGCCGCCTTCGCCACCGACGGCGCCCACGCCGACGGCAAGGCCGTGCACTCGCCCGGCGTCGGCTCGGGCAACCTCGTTCAGGCCCCGATCCACATCCCGGTGAACGCGGTCGGCAACACGGTCAACGTGATCGGCGTCCTCAACCCGGCGTTCGGCAACGGCGGCTTCAACGGCTGA
- a CDS encoding ABC transporter ATP-binding protein codes for MSDVLELVDVSVVRDGRALVDDVSWSVKEGERWVILGPNGAGKTTLLNLASSYLFPSKGKVKILGDKLGKVDVFELRPRIGMAGVAMAEKLPKRQTVLETVLTAAYGMTATWHENYDEVDERRARAFLDRLGMTEYLDRRFGTLSEGERKRTLIARAMMTDPELLLLDEPAAGLDLGGREDLVRRLGRLARDPYAPSMIMVTHHVEEIAPGFTHVLMIRQGKVLAAGPMETELTSRNLSLCFGLPLVVEQANERWSARGLPLR; via the coding sequence ATGAGCGATGTACTGGAGCTGGTGGACGTATCCGTGGTCCGCGACGGCCGCGCTCTGGTGGACGACGTCTCCTGGTCCGTCAAGGAAGGTGAACGCTGGGTCATCCTCGGCCCCAACGGCGCCGGAAAGACGACCCTCCTCAACCTCGCGTCCAGCTACCTCTTCCCCTCCAAGGGCAAGGTGAAGATCCTCGGCGACAAGCTCGGCAAGGTCGACGTCTTCGAGCTCCGCCCCCGCATCGGCATGGCCGGAGTCGCCATGGCCGAGAAGCTGCCCAAGCGCCAGACCGTGCTGGAGACGGTCCTCACCGCCGCGTACGGCATGACCGCCACCTGGCACGAGAACTACGACGAGGTCGACGAGCGGCGTGCCCGCGCCTTCCTCGACCGGCTCGGCATGACCGAGTACCTGGACCGCAGGTTCGGCACGCTCTCCGAGGGCGAACGCAAGCGCACCCTGATCGCCCGCGCGATGATGACCGACCCCGAACTGCTGCTCCTGGACGAGCCCGCCGCCGGTCTCGACCTCGGCGGCCGGGAAGATCTCGTACGCAGGCTCGGCCGGCTCGCCAGGGACCCGTACGCCCCCTCCATGATCATGGTCACCCACCATGTCGAGGAGATCGCCCCCGGCTTCACGCACGTCCTCATGATCCGCCAGGGCAAGGTCCTCGCCGCAGGACCCATGGAGACCGAGCTGACGTCCCGTAACCTCTCCCTCTGCTTCGGCCTCCCGCTCGTCGTCGAGCAGGCCAACGAGCGCTGGTCCGCCCGCGGTCTGCCCCTGCGCTGA
- a CDS encoding NfeD family protein, protein MEIEAWVWWLIAAVGLGIPLVLTAMPEFGMFSAGAVAGAVVAALGGGIVAQVLVFVGVSVALIAVVRPLAARQGPRTPRLATGIDALKGRQAVVLERVDSSGGRIKLAGEIWSARSLDAEQVFEPGEKVDVADIDGATAVVM, encoded by the coding sequence GTGGAAATCGAAGCGTGGGTGTGGTGGCTGATCGCGGCCGTGGGACTGGGAATTCCGCTCGTCCTGACGGCGATGCCCGAGTTCGGGATGTTCTCGGCGGGTGCGGTGGCCGGTGCCGTCGTCGCGGCGCTCGGTGGCGGAATCGTGGCGCAGGTCCTCGTCTTCGTGGGGGTCTCGGTCGCCCTCATCGCCGTCGTCCGGCCCCTGGCGGCCAGACAAGGCCCCCGAACTCCCCGTCTGGCCACCGGAATCGACGCCCTGAAGGGCCGTCAGGCCGTGGTCCTTGAACGGGTCGACAGCAGTGGCGGCAGGATCAAACTCGCCGGTGAGATCTGGTCCGCACGCTCCCTCGACGCCGAACAGGTCTTTGAACCGGGGGAGAAGGTCGATGTCGCCGACATCGACGGCGCGACCGCTGTGGTGATGTGA